In one Deinococcus roseus genomic region, the following are encoded:
- a CDS encoding helix-turn-helix transcriptional regulator: MTGNMDVLSDWVRVLETQSTLLARSSMNPGWGMHVPATQHMVLHLMQGGNFWLSRPGHDPLEILDGEILLLTHSTSHGLTDTQDGETISLEDFMQKSPPDLQKPISTLVCGLFQAEVRLGKHLVQGLPETIHLTKAEIARNPQLQLTLQLLWLEIHELGAGSELLITHLFDTLFLYVLREVMQRSRQPGWLTATRDPQVSRALRSMHATPETPWTVESLASVAGLSRAAFAKRFSDAVGQAPLAYLTDWRMNLAAKMLSRGDTPVYQVATHVGYTSEAAFSRAFKKHYGAPPASFRRGPESRGPVSSAAAAGTD; the protein is encoded by the coding sequence ATGACAGGCAACATGGATGTGCTTTCCGACTGGGTGAGGGTGCTGGAAACCCAGAGCACCCTGCTGGCCCGCAGCAGCATGAATCCAGGCTGGGGCATGCATGTTCCGGCCACCCAGCACATGGTGCTGCACCTGATGCAGGGCGGAAATTTCTGGCTCAGCAGGCCCGGACATGACCCGCTGGAAATCCTGGATGGCGAAATCCTGCTGCTGACCCACAGCACCTCCCACGGTCTCACCGACACCCAGGATGGTGAAACCATCTCGCTGGAAGACTTCATGCAAAAGTCACCTCCAGATCTGCAAAAACCCATCTCCACCCTGGTGTGTGGGCTTTTTCAGGCCGAGGTGAGGCTGGGCAAACATCTGGTGCAGGGCCTCCCCGAAACCATCCACCTGACAAAAGCAGAAATTGCCCGGAACCCCCAGTTGCAACTGACCCTGCAACTTCTGTGGCTGGAAATCCATGAGCTGGGGGCAGGCAGCGAACTGCTGATCACCCACCTGTTTGACACCCTGTTCCTGTATGTCTTGAGAGAAGTGATGCAGCGTTCCAGGCAACCCGGATGGCTGACCGCCACCCGCGACCCCCAGGTGTCCCGTGCCCTGCGCAGCATGCATGCCACACCCGAAACCCCCTGGACGGTGGAAAGCCTGGCCTCTGTGGCAGGTCTTTCCAGGGCAGCTTTCGCCAAACGTTTCTCAGATGCTGTGGGACAGGCTCCTCTGGCCTACCTCACCGACTGGCGCATGAATCTGGCCGCCAAAATGCTCTCCCGTGGCGACACCCCGGTGTACCAGGTGGCCACCCACGTGGGGTACACCTCGGAAGCAGCCTTCAGCAGGGCTTTCAAGAAACATTATGGTGCACCTCCTGCGTCTTTTCGCAGGGGTCCAGAATCCAGAGGACCTGTTTCCTCTGCTGCCGCAGCAGGCACCGACTGA
- a CDS encoding NAD(P)H-binding protein — MTQSQHTSQILILGSTGTVGHVLTQILLDQGEQVKAASRHPEHLADQPGLQKVHLDFQDPSTFEAALEGVDRLFAVSPGGVLQAYDLLAPVLQAAQQKGIKIVLQTAIGVDADDNIPLRRLELLLEQSGLPYVVLRPNWFSDNFHSYWAADVAAGLVRLPAADAKTSFIDARDIALSAAAALTSGQFDRRAFVLTGPDGLSYAEAVQVLSEVAGRSIRYEASTPEEFVQTSVQRGIPEDYARNLAYIFSVVAQGWAAATTPDVQELTGKTPYTVQEYAEYNKEKFLQKVAQH, encoded by the coding sequence ATGACCCAGTCACAACACACTTCTCAGATTTTGATTCTCGGCAGCACCGGAACCGTCGGACACGTCCTGACCCAGATTTTGCTGGACCAGGGCGAACAGGTCAAAGCCGCCAGCCGTCACCCTGAACACCTTGCAGACCAGCCTGGACTGCAGAAAGTTCACCTGGATTTCCAGGACCCCAGCACCTTTGAAGCTGCCCTGGAAGGCGTAGACCGCCTGTTCGCGGTGTCTCCCGGAGGCGTGCTGCAAGCCTACGACCTGCTGGCTCCTGTTCTGCAGGCTGCCCAGCAAAAAGGCATCAAGATCGTGCTGCAAACCGCCATCGGTGTGGACGCAGACGACAACATCCCCCTGCGCCGTCTGGAATTGCTGCTGGAACAATCTGGACTGCCTTACGTGGTCCTCAGGCCCAACTGGTTCTCTGACAACTTCCACAGCTACTGGGCAGCAGATGTGGCTGCTGGACTGGTCCGTTTGCCCGCTGCAGATGCCAAAACCTCTTTCATTGATGCCCGCGACATTGCCCTTTCTGCCGCTGCAGCCCTGACCAGCGGCCAGTTTGATCGCCGTGCCTTTGTGCTCACTGGCCCCGACGGCCTCAGCTATGCAGAGGCCGTCCAGGTGCTCTCTGAAGTGGCCGGACGCTCCATCCGCTACGAAGCCAGCACCCCCGAGGAATTCGTGCAGACCTCCGTGCAGCGGGGCATTCCTGAAGATTATGCCCGCAACCTGGCCTACATCTTCTCGGTGGTGGCGCAAGGCTGGGCCGCTGCAACAACCCCTGACGTGCAGGAACTGACCGGAAAAACCCCTTACACCGTGCAGGAGTACGCCGAGTACAACAAAGAGAAATTCCTGCAAAAAGTGGCCCAGCACTGA